One Acidobacteriota bacterium DNA window includes the following coding sequences:
- a CDS encoding pilus assembly protein → MVAFRGIPGCLNTRFMRECRENSGAELIEAALVIPILLMLLLGIVWLGRAYNVYETITRAAREGARYAVLPSCATCNPANQMTETYTSAGTTSSPACISNPTYEFTNYVAPSLLASHLDPNDNVVQQTFCQQAVVMNPTSDTSSQQCGIEVSFEYPLQLAIPFTSLNASTISIPTSVTMRMENQPVDGSTGQPTCP, encoded by the coding sequence ATGGTCGCTTTCCGTGGCATCCCGGGCTGCCTCAACACCCGGTTTATGAGAGAATGTCGGGAGAATTCCGGCGCTGAACTGATCGAAGCTGCTCTCGTCATTCCGATACTGCTGATGCTGCTCCTTGGGATTGTCTGGCTGGGGCGGGCTTACAACGTCTACGAAACAATAACACGCGCCGCGCGAGAGGGGGCCCGTTATGCTGTTCTGCCCTCTTGCGCAACCTGCAACCCCGCAAACCAGATGACCGAGACGTATACCTCTGCGGGAACCACCAGTTCTCCGGCTTGTATTTCAAACCCTACCTACGAATTCACAAACTACGTTGCGCCCTCACTTCTCGCATCGCATCTTGACCCGAACGACAATGTGGTTCAACAGACCTTTTGCCAGCAAGCTGTGGTGATGAATCCAACGAGCGACACGAGCTCTCAGCAATGCGGAATAGAAGTCAGCTTTGAGTACCCACTCCAGCTCGCCATCCCCTTTACGTCCTTAAACGCTTCCACGATCAGCATTCCGACGAGCGTGACGATGCGCATGGAAAATCAGCCTGTCGACGGTTCGACTGGCCAACCGACTTGCCCCTGA